Proteins from a genomic interval of Helicoverpa zea isolate HzStark_Cry1AcR chromosome 31, ilHelZeax1.1, whole genome shotgun sequence:
- the LOC124644926 gene encoding uncharacterized protein LOC124644926 isoform X1: MESELSPDKEKDLPPVPIKTYEWEDLRRAREAGRYPWTHLLKAPLQGEITAEDIIRETTPRRSMSREFSRSRTHSPVDDDVQRILNLDSSPGSSRKHGEEGEDEGVHIPNFSKEVSLDSEDDAINQAVKAYVVKSPESQARSHLATPVEIPKNVSPKGILKRRVPEQQYNIGVTSETREKTKCCHPLVNKIKHLADKTLHKLERTENEKSPIPKRKKNEEAQEIRQLRSSPGAVRRQKFGAIKLGSSDEMSKTMVVDTPPPRKKKEHIYEDIEDGKDVHFAPDVDKQDINKTDEESRSNSNKENESLLEKKSIASQDPSLVLENTSLKSDEHVMEKLHKMDNVNREAIILDEEMDPDEPNVDEIFQNQLDERGPSNESPNITITELTEEEAAVTDDQPAAIPIESSPSPSPHDANDRQQTEYPRKWSKPSSDHEYEIIEKPPPNIIYTAPSVDEKPNQLVKTDDELSSTTSLERKYLQHTSDDEEQLDENLNLNEDKNEEMISAEALQRDIEDRYFVNTPSTLSRTECEVSTSQVDSSALEKLPLKRDSRSKNAENTDSKIQQRIREGTGKLKSQAGKLKTKLQSIKTKQFTMPEKPKISMPDRPKFKMPQRPKISLPDRPKFSLPDRRKFSLPDRPKFNIAEKLHRSRFTMPERPRFTVPDLPKFRMPDKPKINFPSLGRKKEYKVTSDSTNSNEPTDVATVEFEARTYPRLFNRKKKSELAKTSSTPTINREDTPPPTFTFTRVKKQKEEPSYIPDSPEQPREYGNIDNDDANFKMDDVRRIETTYDFDKVDTEYLDDEPEPSNLEHDHDRQDAASIPDISPSKQEYTHVITEINNDEFFVRPRGISREDIQTREYLSDETRKAFQNPKNILSLIGSNSGMNDDNMYINDPDADPELMIDDNEPMRYSTEDLNDKDDGYYTFPPVRPSRAKRKKKEEEATPYMDDSVNASMQFSEVDLLDEHHDERISCDMEENIDMQVNNHTDFTPTTDLHSIHEYANDDVIQYPDTVPIQSQTLPMPPKRKKKFNKKDFKHSSLNDFKNASQLWEQPQEHENTDDIIVYRTEHEYIVPQEYVHSTVHEHSPVPPRRTRSRSSRGTSLCDDDRTSHGAESLILDTNIAPTEEIDIEREIRHESPGYATVDKSPYAPSKGVRRSKSKTPPRRRKSNSSERKYYTVGSTKPAGPDRPPRKKSSTSLMTLDSFTKRSVSGDLTQYVEIDEPFEEVHKDLKSGEVVNKMKDRPLPPPPRPPRGSRRRRRDKNNLQRDISTDAESIGVPRDFDENQKQDDVIEIEVSTQTDPLPDDVIFELGMDENIDVSMSSSLRDIVDEDFMHSKSQSRADESPRVSRPTSRSEKSKKLSDPKISELSKPTLGRTSPTVILVERRVSSPTRINEREEMLTEASLTVQPIDIDDSHIPDVPPLPRSRGISGTIQTQKPTATPVEEQALEKVSDTCREVQLDNLVTQRLQVKDLDVGRLNVSELQANKILVSDIEGMTLQVSELDSKSGHISVSGIEFSQSVIDEIVKKFAEISTAHAPPPPAALETIEHPRPVSREEHTQTDDFPVEKTSETKVEEVKLSQEEAPQTPPPPRPPSAEDAGAPPQRPPPPDLTPLLYSYLQDITIPPASFFPGRTLRERPHFEFHDSQHQTPPPPTRRAKRKPAAPHSESSSDDGRPRPSPRRIAPPVRSHEPTITEAGAQFLRVCHSSISRTIRSMFNSFMSYISGTEDKKDVQMAMVIFLVLIAGLIMFGLSDSRAVHHHHWEFFNPPDGKP; encoded by the exons ATGGAATCTGAATTGTCACCAGATAAAGAGAAAGATTTACCACCAGTGCCAATAAAAACATATGAATGGGAAGATTTGAGAAGAGCACGTGAAGCGGGAAGGTACCCATGGACGCACCTGTTGAAGGCGCCACTTCAAGGTGAAATTACCGCTGAAGACATCATCAGAGAAACGACGCCAAGAAGAAGCATGTCGCGAGAATTTTCAAGGTCTCGAACGCATTCGCCGGTAGACGATGACGTGCAGAGGATACTCAACCTTGATTCTTCACCTGGAAGTAGTCGCAAGCACGGCGAAGAAGGTGAAGATGAAGGAGTACACATACCAAATTTTTCCAAAGAAGTATCATTAGATTCTGAAGATGATGCCATAAATCAGGCTGTGAAAGCTTACGTAGTTAAATCTCCTGAAAGTCAAGCTAGATCCCACTTAGCAACACCTGTTGAAATACCAAAGAATGTTTCCCCTAAAGGTATACTTAAGCGCCGAGTCCCAGAGCAACAATATAACATAGGAGTTACTTCAGAAACCAGAGAAAAAACCAAATGCTGTCATCCTTtggtgaataaaataaaacatttagcgGATAAAACTTTACATAAACTTGAGCGTACTGAAAATGAGAAATCACCAATACCAAAACGTAAAAAGAATGAAGAAGCACAAGAAATAAGACAGCTAAGATCTTCTCCTGGTGCAGTCCGAAGACAAAAATTCGGTGCTATAAAATTAGGAAGTTCTGATGAAATGAGTAAAACTATGGTTGTAGACACGCCACCACCGAGGAAAAAAAAGGAACATATTTACGAGGATATAGAAGACGGAAAAGATGTGCATTTTGCGCCAGATGTCGATAAACAAGACATCAATAAAACAGACGAGGAAAGTAGGAGTAACAGCAACAAAGAAAATGAAAGCCTGTTGGAGAAAAAGTCGATCGCTTCCCAAGACCCCAGTTTAGTTCTGGAAAACACGAGCCTGAAATCCGACGAACATGTTAtggaaaaattacataaaatggaTAATGTAAATAGAGAAGCTATTATTTTAGACGAAGAAATGGATCCTGATGAACCCAACGTAGacgaaatatttcaaaatcaatTAGATGAAAGAGGACCAAGCAACGAATCCCCAAATATCACTATCACGGAACTGACTGAAGAGGAAGCAGCAGTAACAGATGACCAACCTGCAGCAATCCCCATAGAATCATCGCCCAGCCCCAGCCCACACGATGCCAACGATCGACAACAAACAGAGTACCCGAGAAAATGGTCTAAACCCAGCAG TGATCACGAATATGAAATCATCGAAAAGCCACCGCCAAACATTATTTACACTGCTCCCAGTGTAGACGAAAAACCAAACCAATTGGTCAAAACAGATGATGAACTGTCTAGTACAACTTCGTTGgaacgaaaatatttacaacacacaTCAGATGATGAGGAACAATTAGATGAAAACTTAAATTTAAATGAAGATAAAAACGAAGAAATGATCAGTGCTGAAGCACTTCAACGAGATATTGAAGACaggtattttgtaaatactcCGTCAACACTATCGCGTACAGAGTGTGAAGTAAGTACCAGTCAAGTTGATTCATCTGCATTGGAAAAGTTACCTTTAAAGCGTGACAGTAGATCCAAAAATGCTGAAAACACTGACAGTAAGATTCAACAACGTATCAGAGAAGGTACAGGTAAACTAAAATCACAAGCTGGTAAACTAAAAACCAAATTACAaagtattaaaacaaaacaatttacaaTGCCTGAAAAACCTAAGATCAGTATGCCTGATCGGCCCAAATTTAAAATGCCGCAAAGACCTAAGATATCTCTGCCTGATCGGCCTAAATTCTCATTACCAGATAGACGGAAATTTAGTTTACCTGATCGACCTAAATTCAATATTGCAGAAAAATTACATCGATCTAGATTTACAATGCCAGAGAGACCCAGGTTTACTGTCCCCGATCTTCCTAAATTCAGAATGCCTGACAAACCCAAAATAAACTTCCCTAGTCTTGGtagaaaaaaagaatacaaGGTAACTAGTGACTCTACTAACTCAAACGAGCCAACAGATGTTGCCACAGTAGAATTTGAAGCTAGAACTTACCCCCGACTATTCAATAGGAAAAAGAAATCAGAGCTTGCCAAAACGTCTTCAACCCCTACTATTAATAGGGAAGATACACCACCCCCTACGTTTACATTTACACgggttaaaaaacaaaaagaagaacCAAGTTACATCCCCGATAGCCCTGAACAGCCGCGAGAGTATGGGAATATTGACAACGATGATGCAAACTTCAAAATGGACGATGTCAGGCGAATTGAGACTACCTATGATTTTGATAAGGTGGACACAGAATATTTGGACGATGAACCTGAACCTTCAAATCTAGAACACGATCACGATAGACAAGATGCTGCATCCATACCCGATATATCACCATCTAAACAAGAATACACACATGTCATAACCGAAATTAACAATGACGAATTTTTTGTTCGACCGAGAGGTATTTCTCGCGAAGATATTCAAACAAGGGAATATTTGAGCGACGAAACACGAAAAGCGTTTCAAAACCCGAAGAATATTCTTTCCCTAATAGGGAGTAATTCGGGAATGAACGACGATAATATGTACATCAACGATCCTGACGCCGATCCTGAGCTGATGATCGATGACAACGAACCGATGAGGTATTCAACTGAAGATTTGAATGATAAAGATGATGGTTATTACACATTTCCACCAGTGCGACCATCAAGGGCAAAGCGGAAGAAGAAAGAGGAGGAGGCAACTCCATACATGGACGATAGTGTCAACGCCAGTATGCAATTTAGTGAGGTGGACTTGTTAGACGAGCATCATGACGAACGTATCAGTTGTGACATGGAAGAAAATATTGATATGCAGGTCAATAACCACACTGATTTTACACCCACGACGGATTTGCATTCCATACATGAATATGCAAATGATGATGTTATCCAGTATCCTGACACCGTGCCAATTCAATCACAAACGCTGCCGATGCCACCGAAAAGAAAGAAGAAATTCAATAAGAAGGATTTCAAGCATTCATCTTTAAACGACTTTAAAAATGCTTCGCAACTTTGGGAACAGCCGCAAGAACATGAAAACACGGACGAT ATCATTGTTTATCGCACTGAACACGAGTATATCGTACCGCAAGAGTATGTGCATTCAACGGTCCACGAGCATAGCCCGGTGCCCCCACGGCGCACGCGCTCCAGGAGCTCCCGAGGGACTTCTCTCTGTGACGACGACCGCACATCGCATGGTGCTGAATCTCTAATACTCGATACTAACATAGCACCCACTGAAGAAATTGATATCGAAAGGGAAATTCGCCATGAGAGCCCTGGATACGCAACTGTTGACAAAAGCCCATACGCACCAAGCAAAGGTGTAAGACGTTCTAAAAGTAAGACCCCGCCTAGACGCAGGAAGAGCAATAGCTCAGAACGTAAATATTATACGGTTGGATCCACTAAACCTGCCGGGCCTGATCGACCACCACGAAAGAAGTCTTCTACCAGTCTTATGACATTAGACAGCTTCACTAAACGATCAGTGAGTGGAGATTTGACTCAGTATGTTGAAATAGATGAACCATTTGAAGAAGTTCACAAAGACTTAAAATCTGGAGAGGTTGTTAACAAAATGAAAGATAGGCCCTTGCCGCCTCCACCACGCCCACCGAGAGGATCAAGGCGAAGAAGAAGGGACAAAAATAATCTTCAACGGGACATTTCTACAGACGCCGAATCAATAGGAGTACCCCGTGATTTCGATGAAAATCAGAAACAAGACGATGTAATAGAAATTGAAGTATCTACACAGACTGACCCACTGCCAGATGATGTCATTTTTGAATTAGGTATGGATGAAAATATTGACGTCTCCATGTCCAGCTCCTTAAGAGACATTGTCGATGAAGATTTTATGCATTCTAAGAGTCAATCAAGGGCCGACGAAAGTCCTCGCGTATCACGGCCAACATCCCGTTCTGAAAAATCTAAAAAGCTTTCAGACCCAAAAATATCTGAATTATCTAAACCAACTCTCGGGCGTACATCGCCTACAGTTATATTAGTAGAGAGACGAGTGTCGAGTCCAACTAGGATTAATGAACGTGAAGAAATGCTAACCGAGGCTTCGTTAACTGTTCAACCTATAGACATCGATGATTCACATATCCCAGATGTTCCCCCACTACCACGATCAAGAGGTATTTCAGGCACTATTCAAACTCAAAAACCTACAGCGACGCCGGTTGAAGAACAAGCCCTCGAAAAAGTAAGTGACACATGTCGGGAAGTCCAGTTAGATAACTTAGTGACTCAACGACTACAAGTGAAAGACTTAGATGTAGGTCGACTAAATGTATCTGAACTGCAAGCCAATAAAATTTTGGTGTCAGATATAGAAGGAATGACATTACAAGTCTCAGAATTAGATTCGAAATCTGGGCACATTTCTGTTAGCGGGATTGAGTTTTCCCAATCGGTCATAGACGAAATTGTCAAAAAATTCGCTGAAATATCTACAGCACACGCTCCTCCACCTCCGGCAGCTCTAGAAACTATCGAACATCCAAGGCCGGTAAGTAGGGAAGAACACACACAGACTGACGATTTTCCTGTTGAAAAAACTTCGGAAACCAAAGTAGAAGAGGTTAAATTGTCTCAAGAAGAGGCGCCACAAACTCCTCCACCTCCTAGGCCTCCTAGTGCTGAGGATGCAGGAGCTCCACCTCAAAGACCTCCTCCCCCCGATTTAACCCCATTGTTGTACTCGTATCTCCAAGACATAACCATACCTCCTGCTTCTTTCTTCCCTGGTCGTACGCTAAGGGAACGACCTCATTTTGAGTTTCATGACTCACAACACCAAACCCCTCCGCCACCAACAAGGCGTGCTAAAAGGAAACCTGCAGCTCCTCATTCTGAATCTAGTTCCGACGATGGTAGACCTCGTCCTTCCCCGCGTCGAATCGCGCCCCCCGTCAGATCCCATGAGCCCACTATAACTGAAGCAGGAGCCCAATTTCTGCGTGTTTGCCACTCTTCAATTAGTAGGACTATAAGGAGCATGTTCAACTCCTTCATGTCGTACATAAGTGGCACGGAAGACAAGAAAGACGTGCAAATGGCAATGGTTATATTCCTCGTGCTGATTGCGGGCCTAATCATGTTTGGACTGAGTGACAGCCGGGCGGTGCACCATCACCACTGGGAGTTCTTTAATCCACCAGATGGGAAGCCTTGA
- the LOC124644926 gene encoding uncharacterized protein LOC124644926 isoform X2, with amino-acid sequence MSREFSRSRTHSPVDDDVQRILNLDSSPGSSRKHGEEGEDEGVHIPNFSKEVSLDSEDDAINQAVKAYVVKSPESQARSHLATPVEIPKNVSPKGILKRRVPEQQYNIGVTSETREKTKCCHPLVNKIKHLADKTLHKLERTENEKSPIPKRKKNEEAQEIRQLRSSPGAVRRQKFGAIKLGSSDEMSKTMVVDTPPPRKKKEHIYEDIEDGKDVHFAPDVDKQDINKTDEESRSNSNKENESLLEKKSIASQDPSLVLENTSLKSDEHVMEKLHKMDNVNREAIILDEEMDPDEPNVDEIFQNQLDERGPSNESPNITITELTEEEAAVTDDQPAAIPIESSPSPSPHDANDRQQTEYPRKWSKPSSDHEYEIIEKPPPNIIYTAPSVDEKPNQLVKTDDELSSTTSLERKYLQHTSDDEEQLDENLNLNEDKNEEMISAEALQRDIEDRYFVNTPSTLSRTECEVSTSQVDSSALEKLPLKRDSRSKNAENTDSKIQQRIREGTGKLKSQAGKLKTKLQSIKTKQFTMPEKPKISMPDRPKFKMPQRPKISLPDRPKFSLPDRRKFSLPDRPKFNIAEKLHRSRFTMPERPRFTVPDLPKFRMPDKPKINFPSLGRKKEYKVTSDSTNSNEPTDVATVEFEARTYPRLFNRKKKSELAKTSSTPTINREDTPPPTFTFTRVKKQKEEPSYIPDSPEQPREYGNIDNDDANFKMDDVRRIETTYDFDKVDTEYLDDEPEPSNLEHDHDRQDAASIPDISPSKQEYTHVITEINNDEFFVRPRGISREDIQTREYLSDETRKAFQNPKNILSLIGSNSGMNDDNMYINDPDADPELMIDDNEPMRYSTEDLNDKDDGYYTFPPVRPSRAKRKKKEEEATPYMDDSVNASMQFSEVDLLDEHHDERISCDMEENIDMQVNNHTDFTPTTDLHSIHEYANDDVIQYPDTVPIQSQTLPMPPKRKKKFNKKDFKHSSLNDFKNASQLWEQPQEHENTDDIIVYRTEHEYIVPQEYVHSTVHEHSPVPPRRTRSRSSRGTSLCDDDRTSHGAESLILDTNIAPTEEIDIEREIRHESPGYATVDKSPYAPSKGVRRSKSKTPPRRRKSNSSERKYYTVGSTKPAGPDRPPRKKSSTSLMTLDSFTKRSVSGDLTQYVEIDEPFEEVHKDLKSGEVVNKMKDRPLPPPPRPPRGSRRRRRDKNNLQRDISTDAESIGVPRDFDENQKQDDVIEIEVSTQTDPLPDDVIFELGMDENIDVSMSSSLRDIVDEDFMHSKSQSRADESPRVSRPTSRSEKSKKLSDPKISELSKPTLGRTSPTVILVERRVSSPTRINEREEMLTEASLTVQPIDIDDSHIPDVPPLPRSRGISGTIQTQKPTATPVEEQALEKVSDTCREVQLDNLVTQRLQVKDLDVGRLNVSELQANKILVSDIEGMTLQVSELDSKSGHISVSGIEFSQSVIDEIVKKFAEISTAHAPPPPAALETIEHPRPVSREEHTQTDDFPVEKTSETKVEEVKLSQEEAPQTPPPPRPPSAEDAGAPPQRPPPPDLTPLLYSYLQDITIPPASFFPGRTLRERPHFEFHDSQHQTPPPPTRRAKRKPAAPHSESSSDDGRPRPSPRRIAPPVRSHEPTITEAGAQFLRVCHSSISRTIRSMFNSFMSYISGTEDKKDVQMAMVIFLVLIAGLIMFGLSDSRAVHHHHWEFFNPPDGKP; translated from the exons ATGTCGCGAGAATTTTCAAGGTCTCGAACGCATTCGCCGGTAGACGATGACGTGCAGAGGATACTCAACCTTGATTCTTCACCTGGAAGTAGTCGCAAGCACGGCGAAGAAGGTGAAGATGAAGGAGTACACATACCAAATTTTTCCAAAGAAGTATCATTAGATTCTGAAGATGATGCCATAAATCAGGCTGTGAAAGCTTACGTAGTTAAATCTCCTGAAAGTCAAGCTAGATCCCACTTAGCAACACCTGTTGAAATACCAAAGAATGTTTCCCCTAAAGGTATACTTAAGCGCCGAGTCCCAGAGCAACAATATAACATAGGAGTTACTTCAGAAACCAGAGAAAAAACCAAATGCTGTCATCCTTtggtgaataaaataaaacatttagcgGATAAAACTTTACATAAACTTGAGCGTACTGAAAATGAGAAATCACCAATACCAAAACGTAAAAAGAATGAAGAAGCACAAGAAATAAGACAGCTAAGATCTTCTCCTGGTGCAGTCCGAAGACAAAAATTCGGTGCTATAAAATTAGGAAGTTCTGATGAAATGAGTAAAACTATGGTTGTAGACACGCCACCACCGAGGAAAAAAAAGGAACATATTTACGAGGATATAGAAGACGGAAAAGATGTGCATTTTGCGCCAGATGTCGATAAACAAGACATCAATAAAACAGACGAGGAAAGTAGGAGTAACAGCAACAAAGAAAATGAAAGCCTGTTGGAGAAAAAGTCGATCGCTTCCCAAGACCCCAGTTTAGTTCTGGAAAACACGAGCCTGAAATCCGACGAACATGTTAtggaaaaattacataaaatggaTAATGTAAATAGAGAAGCTATTATTTTAGACGAAGAAATGGATCCTGATGAACCCAACGTAGacgaaatatttcaaaatcaatTAGATGAAAGAGGACCAAGCAACGAATCCCCAAATATCACTATCACGGAACTGACTGAAGAGGAAGCAGCAGTAACAGATGACCAACCTGCAGCAATCCCCATAGAATCATCGCCCAGCCCCAGCCCACACGATGCCAACGATCGACAACAAACAGAGTACCCGAGAAAATGGTCTAAACCCAGCAG TGATCACGAATATGAAATCATCGAAAAGCCACCGCCAAACATTATTTACACTGCTCCCAGTGTAGACGAAAAACCAAACCAATTGGTCAAAACAGATGATGAACTGTCTAGTACAACTTCGTTGgaacgaaaatatttacaacacacaTCAGATGATGAGGAACAATTAGATGAAAACTTAAATTTAAATGAAGATAAAAACGAAGAAATGATCAGTGCTGAAGCACTTCAACGAGATATTGAAGACaggtattttgtaaatactcCGTCAACACTATCGCGTACAGAGTGTGAAGTAAGTACCAGTCAAGTTGATTCATCTGCATTGGAAAAGTTACCTTTAAAGCGTGACAGTAGATCCAAAAATGCTGAAAACACTGACAGTAAGATTCAACAACGTATCAGAGAAGGTACAGGTAAACTAAAATCACAAGCTGGTAAACTAAAAACCAAATTACAaagtattaaaacaaaacaatttacaaTGCCTGAAAAACCTAAGATCAGTATGCCTGATCGGCCCAAATTTAAAATGCCGCAAAGACCTAAGATATCTCTGCCTGATCGGCCTAAATTCTCATTACCAGATAGACGGAAATTTAGTTTACCTGATCGACCTAAATTCAATATTGCAGAAAAATTACATCGATCTAGATTTACAATGCCAGAGAGACCCAGGTTTACTGTCCCCGATCTTCCTAAATTCAGAATGCCTGACAAACCCAAAATAAACTTCCCTAGTCTTGGtagaaaaaaagaatacaaGGTAACTAGTGACTCTACTAACTCAAACGAGCCAACAGATGTTGCCACAGTAGAATTTGAAGCTAGAACTTACCCCCGACTATTCAATAGGAAAAAGAAATCAGAGCTTGCCAAAACGTCTTCAACCCCTACTATTAATAGGGAAGATACACCACCCCCTACGTTTACATTTACACgggttaaaaaacaaaaagaagaacCAAGTTACATCCCCGATAGCCCTGAACAGCCGCGAGAGTATGGGAATATTGACAACGATGATGCAAACTTCAAAATGGACGATGTCAGGCGAATTGAGACTACCTATGATTTTGATAAGGTGGACACAGAATATTTGGACGATGAACCTGAACCTTCAAATCTAGAACACGATCACGATAGACAAGATGCTGCATCCATACCCGATATATCACCATCTAAACAAGAATACACACATGTCATAACCGAAATTAACAATGACGAATTTTTTGTTCGACCGAGAGGTATTTCTCGCGAAGATATTCAAACAAGGGAATATTTGAGCGACGAAACACGAAAAGCGTTTCAAAACCCGAAGAATATTCTTTCCCTAATAGGGAGTAATTCGGGAATGAACGACGATAATATGTACATCAACGATCCTGACGCCGATCCTGAGCTGATGATCGATGACAACGAACCGATGAGGTATTCAACTGAAGATTTGAATGATAAAGATGATGGTTATTACACATTTCCACCAGTGCGACCATCAAGGGCAAAGCGGAAGAAGAAAGAGGAGGAGGCAACTCCATACATGGACGATAGTGTCAACGCCAGTATGCAATTTAGTGAGGTGGACTTGTTAGACGAGCATCATGACGAACGTATCAGTTGTGACATGGAAGAAAATATTGATATGCAGGTCAATAACCACACTGATTTTACACCCACGACGGATTTGCATTCCATACATGAATATGCAAATGATGATGTTATCCAGTATCCTGACACCGTGCCAATTCAATCACAAACGCTGCCGATGCCACCGAAAAGAAAGAAGAAATTCAATAAGAAGGATTTCAAGCATTCATCTTTAAACGACTTTAAAAATGCTTCGCAACTTTGGGAACAGCCGCAAGAACATGAAAACACGGACGAT ATCATTGTTTATCGCACTGAACACGAGTATATCGTACCGCAAGAGTATGTGCATTCAACGGTCCACGAGCATAGCCCGGTGCCCCCACGGCGCACGCGCTCCAGGAGCTCCCGAGGGACTTCTCTCTGTGACGACGACCGCACATCGCATGGTGCTGAATCTCTAATACTCGATACTAACATAGCACCCACTGAAGAAATTGATATCGAAAGGGAAATTCGCCATGAGAGCCCTGGATACGCAACTGTTGACAAAAGCCCATACGCACCAAGCAAAGGTGTAAGACGTTCTAAAAGTAAGACCCCGCCTAGACGCAGGAAGAGCAATAGCTCAGAACGTAAATATTATACGGTTGGATCCACTAAACCTGCCGGGCCTGATCGACCACCACGAAAGAAGTCTTCTACCAGTCTTATGACATTAGACAGCTTCACTAAACGATCAGTGAGTGGAGATTTGACTCAGTATGTTGAAATAGATGAACCATTTGAAGAAGTTCACAAAGACTTAAAATCTGGAGAGGTTGTTAACAAAATGAAAGATAGGCCCTTGCCGCCTCCACCACGCCCACCGAGAGGATCAAGGCGAAGAAGAAGGGACAAAAATAATCTTCAACGGGACATTTCTACAGACGCCGAATCAATAGGAGTACCCCGTGATTTCGATGAAAATCAGAAACAAGACGATGTAATAGAAATTGAAGTATCTACACAGACTGACCCACTGCCAGATGATGTCATTTTTGAATTAGGTATGGATGAAAATATTGACGTCTCCATGTCCAGCTCCTTAAGAGACATTGTCGATGAAGATTTTATGCATTCTAAGAGTCAATCAAGGGCCGACGAAAGTCCTCGCGTATCACGGCCAACATCCCGTTCTGAAAAATCTAAAAAGCTTTCAGACCCAAAAATATCTGAATTATCTAAACCAACTCTCGGGCGTACATCGCCTACAGTTATATTAGTAGAGAGACGAGTGTCGAGTCCAACTAGGATTAATGAACGTGAAGAAATGCTAACCGAGGCTTCGTTAACTGTTCAACCTATAGACATCGATGATTCACATATCCCAGATGTTCCCCCACTACCACGATCAAGAGGTATTTCAGGCACTATTCAAACTCAAAAACCTACAGCGACGCCGGTTGAAGAACAAGCCCTCGAAAAAGTAAGTGACACATGTCGGGAAGTCCAGTTAGATAACTTAGTGACTCAACGACTACAAGTGAAAGACTTAGATGTAGGTCGACTAAATGTATCTGAACTGCAAGCCAATAAAATTTTGGTGTCAGATATAGAAGGAATGACATTACAAGTCTCAGAATTAGATTCGAAATCTGGGCACATTTCTGTTAGCGGGATTGAGTTTTCCCAATCGGTCATAGACGAAATTGTCAAAAAATTCGCTGAAATATCTACAGCACACGCTCCTCCACCTCCGGCAGCTCTAGAAACTATCGAACATCCAAGGCCGGTAAGTAGGGAAGAACACACACAGACTGACGATTTTCCTGTTGAAAAAACTTCGGAAACCAAAGTAGAAGAGGTTAAATTGTCTCAAGAAGAGGCGCCACAAACTCCTCCACCTCCTAGGCCTCCTAGTGCTGAGGATGCAGGAGCTCCACCTCAAAGACCTCCTCCCCCCGATTTAACCCCATTGTTGTACTCGTATCTCCAAGACATAACCATACCTCCTGCTTCTTTCTTCCCTGGTCGTACGCTAAGGGAACGACCTCATTTTGAGTTTCATGACTCACAACACCAAACCCCTCCGCCACCAACAAGGCGTGCTAAAAGGAAACCTGCAGCTCCTCATTCTGAATCTAGTTCCGACGATGGTAGACCTCGTCCTTCCCCGCGTCGAATCGCGCCCCCCGTCAGATCCCATGAGCCCACTATAACTGAAGCAGGAGCCCAATTTCTGCGTGTTTGCCACTCTTCAATTAGTAGGACTATAAGGAGCATGTTCAACTCCTTCATGTCGTACATAAGTGGCACGGAAGACAAGAAAGACGTGCAAATGGCAATGGTTATATTCCTCGTGCTGATTGCGGGCCTAATCATGTTTGGACTGAGTGACAGCCGGGCGGTGCACCATCACCACTGGGAGTTCTTTAATCCACCAGATGGGAAGCCTTGA